Sequence from the Cytophagia bacterium CHB2 genome:
TTTATTGCGTGCTAAAGATATTTTTTGTTCCGAAAGTTTCAGCGCATGCGCGTGATTCGAAGCGGTTTTATTGGTCGATTGGCAAAGCGATTCGGGCGTGATTTGCTGAAGTCAAAAGCGTATTCTGGACGCATGTCATCTGACATGATCTCGCGAGACTTAGAAGCTTGTCTTTTCTTCATAACGCTTACGCTCTTTGGCTTCGTCAGAAGGCTTGTTCATATTTGTTTGTTATTATGATACAATGCTCATCTAATTTTTCATGAGAACGTTGAAGCCCGCCTGCCTGAAATGATCGTCAAAAGTCAACGCATTTCTGACTTCGTATTCACGCATCACGATAAATGAAATGCAATCCACCATACCCCAATCCTTATCAGTATATTTTTTATAAAGCTCAAAAGCTTTGTCGAAGAAGTCAAGACTTAGCTCAACAATCAAAACTTCTTTGGACGTACGAAAAGATTCGATGATTTCGATTGCTTCTTTTTTGTAATCTCTAGCTAAAGCATTGCCGATTTCGAGCAAAACAACGTCGGTGATAATGAGCGGTTCTGTCTCGTACATTTCAGAGAGATTTTGGGCTTTGGCATGATATTGATCATTCGAATTGACCAGGGCAACGACAAATGCTGTATCGACAAAAGTTCGGGTCATTGCTGCGAGCCTCCCGAGGCATACAAATCAACCTTTTGAGAAAAGTCGCTGGAAGCAGAAATTTTAATGCCGCGCAATTTTGCCATTAGGCTTTGTTCCGGCTCGCCATTATCATCTCTTTTTTGGGCTTCAAAAGCCTTGATGAGGCGATATAATTCATCCAGAAGGGGTTCTGGGATTTTCGCAATTTCGCTAATAATGGCTTCTCGAGTAATCATGGTCGTTCCTCCACTAGATTTATTTCATCAACGCATACACCACGATATTCGTCCCCATCCGCAGCGGTTGCTCGCGCACCTCGGGAAGATCTTCTGAAATTCCATGAATTGATAACCGTAACGCGTGAAGCAGTTCTCAAGACTCAGTCGTTAGAGGCTTATCTACCTTTTGTTTGACAGGTTCGCACCACTTTGCACCCGGCAA
This genomic interval carries:
- a CDS encoding type II toxin-antitoxin system VapC family toxin, with translation MTRTFVDTAFVVALVNSNDQYHAKAQNLSEMYETEPLIITDVVLLEIGNALARDYKKEAIEIIESFRTSKEVLIVELSLDFFDKAFELYKKYTDKDWGMVDCISFIVMREYEVRNALTFDDHFRQAGFNVLMKN